In Streptococcus gallolyticus subsp. gallolyticus DSM 16831, the sequence CCCCCAGTATAACCCGAACGAACAGATAGAATCCCCTCTTGCTCTTCAAAAGGTTGTACCATGCACCAAAAACAACCACCCGCAAAAATCGCACGTTCCATCCTATGACCTCCAAAATATGGTGAATATATTATAGCAAAAAAAATGTCCAGTGGACATTTTTTTCACGAGCCTTGGAACCGAAAAGCGAGTTAGCCAGCGGATACTTTTTTCTCGAGCCTGAAAACTAAATAGCAAGTTTATTTAATTCCCAACCTTAAGCTTTTTTGGACAAGGCTTTTTATTGCTCAAAAAATACTATTCATCACTTTCTAAAACATCAGCATTCTTTTTCAAAGCTATTTTTCTTCGTCAATTAATTCTGTTCCGAATTGGTCTTGTTTGACTTTTCGTGCTTTCATCAAGCCGCCAAGCGCTTTTTTAAACTGACCTTTTGAGATGCCAAACGTTGCTTTAATATCAGCTGGCGATGATTTGTCATTCAAGGTCATAAAACCACCATTTGATTGTAAATACGTCAAAATCATTTGGGAATCATTTTCCAACATTTCAAACGAACGTGGTTTCAATGACAAATTAAGCGTACGGTCAACTTCGCGAAAACCAATGACACGTGCCGTTACTTCTTCACCAAGACGTGGCTCAGCATAACGTTCACTTGGATGAATAAAGCCAAGCATGTTATTATCTGGGAGATAAACAAATGTTCCAGATAGTTTCAAACGATAGACAATGGCGCGCAATTTTTCATTTTGCATATTATTGTAAGCAGGTCCAGCCATTTTTTGGAAAACTTCTGGCTGCGCTGGAATTGCCCAGATACGGTCTTTTTTATCCACGTCCAGATGAACATAGAGTTTATCACCTTTTTTAGGCCACAATTCCTTCATATCTGGCAACACATCAAGTGAAACAACAAACTGCTTATCCGCAAGTCCAGTGTCCAAAAAGACACCCAAATCACGACGTACTTCTGTCACGACACCCCAACCAT encodes:
- a CDS encoding S1 RNA-binding domain-containing protein, which translates into the protein MNNLLATIITGLVIDENAKAYFVQKDGVTFMLDKAEGEHKIGDMVKGFAYTDVHQKARLTTADVATTRTTYGWGVVTEVRRDLGVFLDTGLADKQFVVSLDVLPDMKELWPKKGDKLYVHLDVDKKDRIWAIPAQPEVFQKMAGPAYNNMQNEKLRAIVYRLKLSGTFVYLPDNNMLGFIHPSERYAEPRLGEEVTARVIGFREVDRTLNLSLKPRSFEMLENDSQMILTYLQSNGGFMTLNDKSSPADIKATFGISKGQFKKALGGLMKARKVKQDQFGTELIDEEK